The following are encoded in a window of Castanea sativa cultivar Marrone di Chiusa Pesio chromosome 5, ASM4071231v1 genomic DNA:
- the LOC142634312 gene encoding receptor-like protein kinase FERONIA isoform X1, which produces MRVLNEASMKGVSKLFRTSKKGAKPSTSSPLPEGLCRQFSLAEMKFATNNFDANLVVVEGDFGTLYKGFSNDCNCTRIVAKKFLKFEDLRTELVWLCQLHHPNLVRLIGYCIDESVNILVYEFMVNGALSRKLLRDDHDRLSWKQRLKICVGVARALHYLHTGIKKTIIHGDVKSANILLDKNWEAKLADFRLSNMLPPGFEFVEIKRDSENTLRYLDPECFITNRLTDKTDVYSFGVVLLEVLCGREAVDFKLMEKRQGLVKWAKKCKLEGTINEIIDPYLMGKIDPECFKIYVEIAISCVRNKGEARPTMGEVELILERALELQQSADAAMKDVDLTGDVCIYPIDDSSGDASPAIYEYTCNDSSGDASPPSYFHN; this is translated from the exons ATGAGGGTATTAAA TGAAGCGTCAATGAAGGGTGTTTCAAAGCTATTCAGAACTTCCAAGAAGGGAGCAAAACCATCAACATCTTCACCTCTTCCTGAGGGATTATGCCGTCAATTTTCACTGGCTGAGATGAAGTTTGCTACCAATAACTTCGATGCTAATTTAGTAGTTGTTGAGGGCGATTTTGGCACATTATATAAGGGGTTTTCCAACGACTGTAACTGTACCAGAATTGTTGCAaaaaagttcttgaaattcGAGGACTTAAGGACCGAGTTGGTGTGGCTTTGCCAGCTACACCACCCTAACCTCGTCCGTCTCATCGGATATTGTATTGATGAAAGCGTGAATATCCTAGTCTACGAGTTCATGGTCAATGGAGCCCTCTCCAGAAAACTCTTGCGCGATGACCATGATCGCCTCTCCTGGAAACAAAGACTAAAGATTTGTGTTGGAGTAGCACGTGCACTGCACTACCTTCACACTGGGATCAAGAAAACTATTATCCACGGTGACGTGAAGTCAGCCAACATACTGTTGGACAAGAATTGGGAGGCCAAGTTGGCAGATTTCAGGTTGTCCAACATGCTTCCCCCGGGTTTCGAATTCGTGGAAATCAAACGGGATTCGGAAAATACTCTGAGATACCTGGATCCCGAATGTTTCATTACGAATAGGCTGACCGATAAAACCGACGTCTACTCTTTTGGTGTGGTACTGTTGGAAGTACTCTGTGGCAGAGAAGCAGTGGACTTCAAATTGATGGAAAAACGGCAGGGTCTTGTTAAGTGGGCCAAAAAATGCAAACTAGAAGGGACCATCAATGAGATAATTGATCCGTATCTGATGGGGAAGATAGATCCAGAGTGTTTCAAGATTTACGTCGAGATTGCCATTTCTTGTGTGCGAAATAAGGGAGAGGCTCGTCCCACCATGGGTGAAGTGGAGTTAATCCTTGAACGTGCACTGGAACTACAACAGAGTGCAGATGCTGCAATGAAGGATGTAGATCTTACTGGTGACGTCTGTATCTATCCAATTGATGACTCTTCGGGAGATGCTTCTCCAGCCATTTATGAATATACCTGTAATGATTCTTCAGGAGACGCTTCTCCCCCGtcttattttcataattaa
- the LOC142634312 gene encoding receptor-like protein kinase FERONIA isoform X2 encodes MKGVSKLFRTSKKGAKPSTSSPLPEGLCRQFSLAEMKFATNNFDANLVVVEGDFGTLYKGFSNDCNCTRIVAKKFLKFEDLRTELVWLCQLHHPNLVRLIGYCIDESVNILVYEFMVNGALSRKLLRDDHDRLSWKQRLKICVGVARALHYLHTGIKKTIIHGDVKSANILLDKNWEAKLADFRLSNMLPPGFEFVEIKRDSENTLRYLDPECFITNRLTDKTDVYSFGVVLLEVLCGREAVDFKLMEKRQGLVKWAKKCKLEGTINEIIDPYLMGKIDPECFKIYVEIAISCVRNKGEARPTMGEVELILERALELQQSADAAMKDVDLTGDVCIYPIDDSSGDASPAIYEYTCNDSSGDASPPSYFHN; translated from the coding sequence ATGAAGGGTGTTTCAAAGCTATTCAGAACTTCCAAGAAGGGAGCAAAACCATCAACATCTTCACCTCTTCCTGAGGGATTATGCCGTCAATTTTCACTGGCTGAGATGAAGTTTGCTACCAATAACTTCGATGCTAATTTAGTAGTTGTTGAGGGCGATTTTGGCACATTATATAAGGGGTTTTCCAACGACTGTAACTGTACCAGAATTGTTGCAaaaaagttcttgaaattcGAGGACTTAAGGACCGAGTTGGTGTGGCTTTGCCAGCTACACCACCCTAACCTCGTCCGTCTCATCGGATATTGTATTGATGAAAGCGTGAATATCCTAGTCTACGAGTTCATGGTCAATGGAGCCCTCTCCAGAAAACTCTTGCGCGATGACCATGATCGCCTCTCCTGGAAACAAAGACTAAAGATTTGTGTTGGAGTAGCACGTGCACTGCACTACCTTCACACTGGGATCAAGAAAACTATTATCCACGGTGACGTGAAGTCAGCCAACATACTGTTGGACAAGAATTGGGAGGCCAAGTTGGCAGATTTCAGGTTGTCCAACATGCTTCCCCCGGGTTTCGAATTCGTGGAAATCAAACGGGATTCGGAAAATACTCTGAGATACCTGGATCCCGAATGTTTCATTACGAATAGGCTGACCGATAAAACCGACGTCTACTCTTTTGGTGTGGTACTGTTGGAAGTACTCTGTGGCAGAGAAGCAGTGGACTTCAAATTGATGGAAAAACGGCAGGGTCTTGTTAAGTGGGCCAAAAAATGCAAACTAGAAGGGACCATCAATGAGATAATTGATCCGTATCTGATGGGGAAGATAGATCCAGAGTGTTTCAAGATTTACGTCGAGATTGCCATTTCTTGTGTGCGAAATAAGGGAGAGGCTCGTCCCACCATGGGTGAAGTGGAGTTAATCCTTGAACGTGCACTGGAACTACAACAGAGTGCAGATGCTGCAATGAAGGATGTAGATCTTACTGGTGACGTCTGTATCTATCCAATTGATGACTCTTCGGGAGATGCTTCTCCAGCCATTTATGAATATACCTGTAATGATTCTTCAGGAGACGCTTCTCCCCCGtcttattttcataattaa
- the LOC142635477 gene encoding uncharacterized protein LOC142635477: MAIEIGISQLEIFGDSKLIINQILEQYDVKKEDLVPYCKYVKKLLANFEVITLEHISRKENRQDDALANLATTLALSQEETAKVAVSQRWVVPSVIEEEKEEKQANVISVCLVEKEDWRQTIFEYLQHGRLPDDVRHKTEVR, translated from the coding sequence atggccattgaaatcgGCATATCGCAACTCGAGATCTTTggggattccaaattaattatcaaccaaatctTGGAGCAGTATGATGTCAAGAAAGAGGACCTTGTCCCTTATTGCAAATATGTGAAGAAGTTGCTCGCAAATTTTGAGGTAATTACATTGGAGCATATATCGAGGAAGGAGAATAGACAGGATGATGCTTTAGCTAATTTGGCTACCACCTTAGCATTATCCCAAGAAGAGACAGCCAAAGTTGCTGTTTCCCAAAGGTGGGTGGTGCCTTCCgtgattgaagaagaaaaagaagaaaagcaagccAACGTCATCTCTGTATGCCTTGTCGAAAAGGAAGATTGGCGACAAACAATCTTTGAGTACCTTCAACATGGAAGACTCCCAGATGATGTACGCCACAAGACCGAAGTTCGATGA